A genomic stretch from Mesoplodon densirostris isolate mMesDen1 chromosome 3, mMesDen1 primary haplotype, whole genome shotgun sequence includes:
- the LOC132485893 gene encoding dual specificity protein kinase CLK4-like, with product MSHSKRTHCPDWDNRESLGHESYSRSHKWKRRSHSSTQENRHCKPHHQLKESYCHYLEARFLNERYYRDQRYIDEYRNDYCKRYVPRRYHRDVESSYRIHCSTYSVRSSRSSPKRKHNRQCSSNQSRSKSHQRKRSRSIEDDEEGHLICQSGDVLKARYEIVNTLGEGTFGRVVECIDHGMGGIHVAVKIIKSMGQYREAAHSEIEVLEHLNSTDPNNVFRCVQMLEWFDHHGHICIVFELLGLSTYDFIKENSFLPFQIDHIRQMAYQICQSVNFLHHNQLTHTDLKPENILFVESDYIVKYNSKMKRDERTLKNTDIKIVDLGSATYDDEHHSTLVSTRHYRAPEVILALGWSQPCDVWSIGCILIEYYLGFTVFQTNDNKEHLAMMERILGPIPTDMIQKTRKQKYFLHNQLDWEKHSSPGRYVTRHCKPLKEFMLCHDEEHEKLFDLIQRMLEYDPVKRITLDEALQHPFFDLLK from the exons ATGAGTCATTCCAAAAGAACTCACTGCCCTGACTGGGATAACAGAGAAAGCCTGGGACATGAAAGCTATAGTAGAAGTCACAAATGGAAGAGGAGATCCCACAGTAGTACACAAGAGAACAGACATTGTAAACCACATCACCAGCTTAAAGAATCTTATTG TCATTATTTAGAAGCAAGGTTCTTGAATGAGAGATATTATCGGGACCAGAGatac attgatgaatacagaaatgactactgcaaaagatatgttcctagaCGTTATCACAGAGACGTTGAAAGCAGTTATCGAATCCACTGCAGTACATATTCAGTCCGAAGCTCGAGAAGCAGTCCTAAAAGGAAGCATAATAGACAGTGTTCAAGTAATCAGTCACGTTCG AAGAGCCACCAAAGGAAAAGATCCAGGAGTATAGAAGATGATGAAGAGGGTCACCTGATCTGCCAAAGTGGAGACGTTCTAAAAGCAAGAT ATGAAATCGTGAACACTTTGGGAGAAGGGACCTTTGGCAGAGTTGTAGAGTGCATTGATCATGGCAT gggTGGCATACATGTAGCAgtgaaaatcataaaaagtatGGGACAATATCGTGAAGCAGCTCATTCAGAAATCGAAGTATTGGAGCATTTAAATAGTACTGATCCCAATAATGTCTT CCGATGTGTCCAGATGCTAGAATGGTTTGATCATCATGGTCATATTTGTATTGTGTTCGAACTCCTGGGACTTAGTACCTAtgatttcattaaagaaaatagCTTTCTGCCCTTTCAAATTGACCATATCAGGCAAATGGCATATCAGATCTGTCAGTCAGTAAATT tTTTGCATCATAATCAATTAACCCATACAGATTTGaagcctgaaaatattttatttgtggaGTCTGACTATATAGTCAAGTATAATTCAAAAATG AAACGTGATGAACGCACACTGAAAAACACGGATATCAAAATTGTTGACTTAGGAAGTGCAACATACGATGATGAACATCATAGCACTTTGGTATCTACACGGCATTACAGAGCTCCAGAGGTCATTTTGG ctttaggTTGGTCTCAGCCATGTGATGTTTGGAGCATAGGTTGCATTCTTATTGAATATTACCTTGGTTTCACAGTCTTTCAG aCTAATGATAATAAAGAACACCTGGCAATGATGGAACGTATATTAGGACCCATACCAACAGACATGATTCAGAAAACAAG GAAACAGAAGTATTTTCTTCATAATCAGCTAGATTGGGAGAAACATAGTTCTCCTGGTAGATATGTTACGAGACACTGCAAACCattaaag GAATTTATGCTCTGTCATGATGAAGAACATGAGAAACTGTTTGACCTGATTCAAAGAATGTTAGAATATGATCCAGTGAAAAGAATTACCTTGGACGAAGCATTGCAGCAtcctttctttgacttattaaaatag